Proteins encoded together in one Lathyrus oleraceus cultivar Zhongwan6 chromosome 5, CAAS_Psat_ZW6_1.0, whole genome shotgun sequence window:
- the LOC127082729 gene encoding uncharacterized protein LOC127082729 codes for MFDPTRKHHNPNNSFDLYDETRHETWESANSNNMWPLKQRQLCIDDDDEPEQEPRWGMNSPHYRSLSPVSRTEAIIRGQKELMEMVRNMPESNYELSLKDLVEHHHRVVSNTTEENNNTEYEKNKNTNTNKKKVDDDKKLPVKRNGKVDHGGFYLKVALPFISLGSNKEKKKKKKKESKVSPRPSICDGSVKEKEWWKKSTPLVYKESDDSAAESSIVSNGSLKSSISSSSKSSSSRSRRVRSRREKSGGGCWNLFGKSKNQKKSTV; via the exons ATGTTTGATCCAACAAGAAAACACCATAACCCCAACAATTCATTCGATTTGTACGATGAAACAAGACACGAAACATGGGAATCTGCTAATTCTAATAACATGTGGCCTTTAAAACAACGTCAATTGTGTATAGATGATGACGACGAACCAGAACAGGAACCTCGATGGGGTATGAACTCTCCGCATTACAGAAGCCTTTCCCCTGTTTCGAGAACCGAAGCTATAATCAGAGGACAAAAGGAACTAATGGAAATGGTTCGGAACATGCCTGAATCAAACTATGAACTTTCGTTGAAGGATCTTGTTGAACATCACCACAGGGTTGTTTCCAACACCACAGAAGAAAATAATAATACAGAATATGAGAAGAACAAGAACACGAACACGAACAAGAAGAAGGTTGATGATGATAAGAAGTTACCTGTGAAGAGAAATGGTAAAGTTGATCATGGAGGTTTTTACCTGAAAGTGGCTTTACCTTTTATTTCTTTAGGATCTAATaaagagaaaaagaagaagaagaaaaaagagtCAAAAGTTTCACCTAGACCATCCATTTGTGATGGATCGGTAAAGGAGAAAGAGTGGTGGAAGAAGAGTACTCCTTTGGTTTATAAAGAGAGTGATGATAGTGCTGCAGAATCTAGTATCGTTAGTAATGGAAGCTTGAAAAGCTCTATAAGTAGTAGTAGCAAAAGTAGTAGCAGCAGAAGCAGAAGAGTAAGAAGCAG GCGCGAGAAGAGTGGTGGTGGTTGCTGGAATCTGTTTGGCAAGTCCAAAAATCAGAAGAAAAGTACTGTGTAA